A stretch of Anaeromyxobacter dehalogenans 2CP-1 DNA encodes these proteins:
- the hutI gene encoding imidazolonepropionase, with translation MSRPTATLVLRNAVVATCDRSPSDAGLLPGAAVAVEGRRVAWVGRDRDLEAEVNAGGAQVIDARGGLVTPGLVDSHTHLVFAGERAGEFALRCAGRSYLQVALSGGGIAVTTRATRAAPDEQLLADAAARARRLIAQGVTTIEVKSGYGLDAPEELRLLRIVHQLGDALGGDATILPTLLFHAVPPEQVGDRAAFVREACAALIPQVARERLAVFCDVFVEDGAFAPDEARRLLQAAKDRGLVPRVHAEQLTAGGGARLAAELGCASADHLEELDDAGVAALAEARVVAGLLPLSTLFLGSERYAPARRLLEAGVPVSLATNMNPGSAMSENVGLTLSLACLKLGLTPAEALVAFTAGGARALRQPDLGRIARGADADLVLWGCGSPEHLAWHMAVNHALVVVKHGRVVHEAPSAAMVDCR, from the coding sequence GTGAGCCGCCCCACCGCGACCCTGGTCCTCCGCAACGCCGTCGTCGCCACCTGCGACCGCAGCCCCTCCGACGCCGGCCTGCTCCCCGGGGCCGCGGTGGCCGTGGAGGGGCGGCGCGTCGCGTGGGTCGGCCGCGACCGCGATCTCGAGGCCGAGGTGAACGCGGGGGGCGCGCAGGTGATCGACGCCCGCGGCGGCCTCGTCACCCCGGGGCTGGTGGACTCGCACACGCACCTGGTCTTCGCGGGCGAGCGCGCGGGCGAGTTCGCGCTCCGCTGCGCCGGGCGCAGCTACCTGCAGGTGGCGCTGTCCGGCGGCGGGATCGCGGTCACCACCCGCGCGACCCGCGCCGCGCCGGACGAGCAGCTGCTCGCGGACGCCGCCGCCCGCGCCCGCCGCCTCATCGCCCAGGGCGTCACCACCATCGAGGTGAAGAGCGGCTACGGCCTGGACGCCCCGGAGGAGCTGCGGCTCCTGCGGATCGTCCACCAGCTCGGCGACGCGCTCGGCGGAGACGCGACCATCCTGCCCACGCTGCTGTTCCACGCGGTGCCGCCGGAGCAGGTCGGCGACCGGGCCGCGTTCGTGCGCGAGGCGTGCGCCGCGCTCATCCCCCAGGTCGCGCGCGAGCGGCTGGCGGTGTTCTGCGACGTGTTCGTGGAGGACGGCGCCTTCGCGCCCGACGAGGCCCGGCGGCTGCTGCAGGCCGCGAAGGACCGCGGGCTGGTGCCGCGCGTCCACGCCGAGCAGCTCACCGCGGGCGGCGGCGCGCGGCTGGCGGCGGAGCTCGGCTGCGCGAGCGCCGATCACCTCGAGGAGCTGGACGACGCGGGGGTCGCCGCGCTGGCGGAGGCGCGCGTGGTGGCCGGGCTGCTGCCCCTCTCGACGCTGTTCCTCGGGTCGGAGCGGTACGCGCCGGCGCGGCGGCTGCTCGAGGCGGGCGTGCCGGTCTCGCTCGCCACGAACATGAACCCCGGCAGCGCCATGAGCGAGAACGTCGGGCTCACCCTGTCGCTGGCCTGCCTGAAGCTCGGGCTGACGCCCGCGGAGGCGCTGGTCGCGTTCACCGCCGGCGGCGCGAGGGCGCTGCGCCAGCCGGACCTGGGCCGCATCGCGCGCGGCGCCGACGCCGACCTCGTGTTGTGGGGCTGCGGCTCGCCCGAGCACCTGGCCTGGCACATGGCCGTGAACCACGCGCTCGTGGTGGTGAAGCACGGGCGGGTGGTGCACGAGGCGCCGTCCGCCGCGATGGTGGACTGCCGCTGA
- a CDS encoding metallophosphoesterase family protein: MRVGLLSDTHGLLDPALPALFRGCALLVHAGDVVRPEILDALAEVAPVAAVRGNNDRDPAFDALPETVRLALGALRALVVHDLGPRDRPRPPARPLLARDPPELVIHGHSHRPGAARLGPTLYVNPGSAGPRRFRLPRTAAILTVRGRHAQVAFFELGAGRPRPFGAPVDAAL; this comes from the coding sequence GTGCGGGTCGGGCTGCTCTCGGACACGCACGGCCTGCTCGACCCCGCCCTGCCCGCGCTGTTCCGCGGCTGCGCCCTGCTGGTCCACGCCGGCGACGTGGTCCGGCCGGAGATCCTGGACGCGCTCGCGGAGGTGGCGCCCGTCGCCGCGGTCCGCGGGAACAACGACCGGGATCCCGCGTTCGACGCGCTGCCCGAGACCGTGCGGCTCGCGCTGGGCGCGCTGCGCGCGCTGGTGGTCCACGACCTCGGCCCGCGCGACCGGCCCCGCCCGCCGGCGCGCCCGCTCCTCGCGCGCGATCCGCCCGAGCTCGTCATCCACGGCCACTCCCACCGCCCCGGCGCGGCGCGCCTCGGCCCCACGCTGTACGTGAACCCGGGCAGCGCCGGGCCGCGCCGCTTCCGCCTGCCGCGCACCGCCGCGATCCTCACGGTGCGCGGGCGGCACGCGCAGGTGGCGTTCTTCGAGCTGGGCGCCGGTCGCCCGCGGCCGTTCGGGGCCCCGGTGGACGCGGCGCTCTGA
- a CDS encoding class II glutamine amidotransferase: protein MCRLFGQHAHPGRDACEPLCSAENALRFQSHRHPHGWGIAWYVQGSPLVRRGILPAHADAAFVEAGREIRSAVVVAHVREASVGPVLRENTHPFVHDRWVFAHNGTVARFKDAPDVRERILAEIDPDLRGRIRGDTDSERCFYLFLTRLRARGGLEAPGVEAVRAALAATTDAVLRIADAVPSPKPSSLTFLVSDGRLLAACRRGRTLHAASDAGPRHAFVVASERIGRAPWSEVPEGGFVATEDGIRVVDAPLHAP, encoded by the coding sequence ATGTGCCGCCTCTTCGGTCAGCACGCCCACCCCGGCCGCGATGCCTGCGAGCCGCTCTGCAGCGCAGAGAACGCCCTCCGGTTCCAGTCGCACCGGCACCCGCACGGCTGGGGGATCGCCTGGTACGTGCAGGGGTCGCCGCTCGTGCGCCGGGGCATCCTCCCCGCCCACGCCGACGCCGCCTTCGTCGAGGCGGGGCGCGAGATCCGCTCGGCGGTGGTGGTCGCGCACGTGCGCGAGGCCAGCGTCGGGCCGGTGCTCCGCGAGAACACCCACCCGTTCGTGCACGATCGCTGGGTGTTCGCGCACAACGGGACGGTCGCCCGCTTCAAGGACGCCCCGGACGTGCGCGAGCGGATCCTCGCCGAGATCGACCCCGACCTGCGCGGCCGCATCCGCGGCGACACCGACAGCGAGCGCTGCTTCTACCTGTTCCTGACCCGGCTGCGCGCGCGCGGCGGGCTCGAGGCGCCCGGCGTCGAGGCGGTGCGCGCGGCGCTCGCGGCCACCACCGACGCCGTGCTGCGCATCGCGGACGCGGTGCCGTCGCCCAAGCCGAGCTCGCTCACCTTCCTCGTGTCGGACGGCCGGCTCCTCGCCGCCTGCCGCCGCGGCCGCACGCTGCACGCCGCGAGCGACGCCGGGCCGCGCCACGCGTTCGTGGTGGCGAGCGAGCGGATCGGCCGAGCCCCTTGGAGCGAGGTGCCCGAGGGAGGCTTCGTCGCCACCGAGGACGGGATCCGGGTGGTTGACGCGCCGCTGCACGCGCCCTGA
- the tsaE gene encoding tRNA (adenosine(37)-N6)-threonylcarbamoyltransferase complex ATPase subunit type 1 TsaE, giving the protein MAEMSGERFTARRTTRSAAATRRLGARLGGLLRPGDVVALEGDLGAGKTQLVRGACEGADVPPGEVSSPTFAIVATYAGRIPVHHADLYRIADEDELYGTGFGDLVGGEGALLVEWADRIPGALPAERLTLRLSHDAARPEVRHLELEGVGARHAALAQALVAPPRRARRPAPRTARTGRRSR; this is encoded by the coding sequence ATGGCGGAGATGAGCGGCGAGCGCTTCACGGCGCGGCGGACCACGCGGTCGGCGGCGGCCACCCGCCGCCTCGGCGCGAGGCTGGGCGGGCTGCTCCGGCCCGGCGACGTGGTGGCGCTGGAGGGCGACCTCGGGGCCGGCAAGACGCAGCTCGTCCGCGGCGCCTGCGAGGGCGCGGACGTCCCGCCCGGCGAGGTCTCCAGCCCCACCTTCGCGATCGTCGCCACCTACGCCGGACGCATCCCGGTGCACCACGCCGACCTCTACCGGATCGCGGACGAGGACGAGCTGTACGGGACCGGCTTCGGCGACCTGGTGGGCGGGGAGGGCGCGCTGCTGGTGGAGTGGGCGGACCGCATCCCCGGGGCGCTCCCCGCGGAGCGGCTCACGCTGCGGCTCTCGCACGACGCCGCGCGGCCGGAGGTCCGGCACCTGGAGCTGGAGGGCGTCGGCGCGCGGCACGCGGCGCTGGCGCAAGCGCTGGTCGCGCCGCCGAGGCGCGCGCGGCGCCCGGCGCCCCGGACCGCGCGCACGGGCCGACGATCGCGCTGA
- a CDS encoding bifunctional ADP-dependent NAD(P)H-hydrate dehydratase/NAD(P)H-hydrate epimerase, whose amino-acid sequence MRLVGAAEMRAIDRAAIDGLGIPSLELMERAGRAAADAARGLAGPGGRFAVVCGGGNNGGDGWVVARLLVGAGRAVRVVSLVDAARLSPDARAERARAEAAGVAAEAADAPLEAGPGDVVVDAIFGTGLSRAPEGAFAAAISRIEAARRAGARVLAVDVPSGLSADTGQPLGEACVRADRTVTFAFQKRGLVLHPGPAHAGEVTVADIGIPPEAAAQVPAEAELLVEDEARALVPPRDPEAHKGEAGRVLVIAGSPGKTGAAHLALTGALRGGAGLVTLAARAEVLPLALAGRPEAMSAALPGAGPLAAADLGPLLEAAAAADALVIGPGIPRGDGTGALLLELLSRAGLPAVLDADALNAVAGQAERLAATGVPLLLTPHPGEMARLCGLSTAEVQRDRLGLAARQASAWAATVVLKGARTVVADPSGPPAVIPTGNPGMATGGTGDVLAGLCGALLAGGLAPGAAGRAGAWVHGRAGDLVARRLGERGLLAGDLGAAIGEVWAEWRR is encoded by the coding sequence ATGAGGCTGGTGGGCGCGGCGGAGATGCGCGCGATCGACCGGGCCGCCATCGACGGGCTGGGGATCCCCTCGCTCGAGCTGATGGAGCGCGCCGGGCGGGCGGCGGCCGACGCGGCGCGCGGGCTGGCCGGGCCGGGGGGCCGCTTCGCAGTGGTCTGCGGCGGCGGCAACAACGGCGGGGATGGCTGGGTGGTGGCGCGCCTGCTGGTGGGCGCCGGGCGGGCGGTGCGGGTGGTGTCGCTGGTCGACGCGGCGCGGCTCAGCCCGGACGCCCGCGCCGAGCGCGCGCGGGCGGAGGCCGCCGGGGTGGCGGCCGAGGCCGCCGACGCGCCGCTCGAGGCCGGCCCGGGCGACGTGGTGGTGGACGCGATCTTCGGGACCGGCCTGTCGCGCGCCCCCGAGGGCGCGTTCGCCGCGGCGATCTCGCGGATCGAGGCGGCGCGCCGCGCCGGGGCGCGGGTGCTGGCGGTGGACGTGCCCTCCGGCCTGTCCGCCGACACCGGCCAGCCGCTGGGCGAGGCCTGCGTCCGCGCCGATCGCACCGTCACCTTCGCGTTCCAGAAGCGCGGCCTGGTGCTCCACCCGGGCCCGGCCCACGCCGGCGAGGTGACGGTGGCCGACATCGGCATCCCGCCGGAGGCGGCGGCGCAGGTGCCGGCCGAGGCCGAGCTGCTCGTCGAGGACGAGGCCCGCGCGCTGGTCCCGCCGCGCGACCCGGAGGCGCACAAGGGCGAGGCGGGCCGGGTGCTGGTGATCGCCGGCTCGCCCGGCAAGACCGGCGCGGCGCACCTCGCGCTCACCGGCGCGCTGCGCGGCGGCGCCGGGCTGGTGACGCTTGCGGCGCGGGCGGAGGTCCTGCCCCTGGCGCTGGCCGGACGCCCGGAGGCGATGAGCGCGGCGCTGCCGGGGGCGGGGCCGCTCGCCGCGGCCGACCTGGGCCCGCTGCTGGAGGCGGCGGCCGCCGCCGACGCGCTGGTGATCGGGCCGGGGATCCCGCGCGGCGACGGCACCGGCGCGCTGCTCCTCGAGCTGCTCTCGCGCGCGGGCCTGCCGGCGGTGCTCGACGCCGACGCGCTCAACGCCGTCGCGGGCCAGGCGGAGCGGCTCGCCGCGACGGGGGTGCCGCTGCTGCTCACCCCGCACCCGGGCGAGATGGCCCGGCTGTGCGGCCTCTCCACCGCCGAGGTGCAGCGCGACCGGCTCGGCCTCGCGGCGCGGCAGGCGAGCGCCTGGGCGGCGACGGTGGTGCTGAAGGGCGCGCGCACGGTGGTGGCGGATCCGTCCGGTCCGCCGGCGGTGATCCCGACCGGCAACCCCGGCATGGCCACCGGCGGCACCGGCGACGTGCTGGCCGGGCTGTGCGGCGCGCTGCTCGCCGGCGGGCTCGCGCCCGGGGCGGCGGGGCGTGCGGGCGCGTGGGTCCACGGGCGCGCCGGCGACCTGGTCGCGCGGCGGCTCGGCGAGCGCGGGCTGCTCGCGGGCGATCTGGGCGCGGCCATCGGGGAGGTGTGGGCGGAATGGCGGAGATGA
- a CDS encoding holo-ACP synthase: MILGLGLDVVEVARIQRILAGPPARAERFLARVFAPAERAYCDARQDRATRYAARFAAKEAAVKALGTPEGVRWLDLVVERGGGAPSLVLDGIAADAARRLGVARVHLTLTHDGGVAVAAVILEGTGP; the protein is encoded by the coding sequence GTGATCCTGGGGCTCGGCCTGGACGTGGTGGAGGTGGCCCGGATCCAGCGGATCCTGGCGGGCCCGCCCGCGCGCGCGGAGCGGTTCCTGGCGCGGGTGTTCGCGCCCGCCGAGCGCGCCTACTGCGACGCGCGGCAGGACCGGGCCACCCGGTACGCCGCGCGCTTCGCCGCGAAGGAGGCGGCGGTGAAGGCGCTCGGGACGCCGGAGGGGGTCCGCTGGCTGGACCTGGTGGTGGAGCGCGGCGGCGGCGCGCCGTCGCTGGTGCTCGACGGCATCGCGGCCGACGCGGCGCGGCGCCTGGGCGTCGCGCGCGTGCACCTCACGCTCACGCACGACGGCGGCGTGGCGGTCGCGGCGGTGATCCTGGAGGGGACCGGGCCATGA
- a CDS encoding pyridoxine 5'-phosphate synthase, with product MPARLGVNVDHVATLRQSRRTQYPDPVAAAVLAEMGGADQITIHLREDRRHIQERDLQVLRKTVSSRLNLEMAATQDMVKIAYGVKPDIATLVPERREELTTEGGLDVVGGREHVRKVVKTLRDAEIEVSLFIDPDLDQVKAAHRAEAEVVELHTGRYCDARLASDRRRELSRVIDACKAAAKLGLRVAAGHGLNYQNVVPVAAIPEIEELNIGHSIVARAVLVGFERAVREMRELLREARP from the coding sequence ATGCCCGCACGCCTCGGAGTCAACGTCGATCACGTCGCGACCCTGCGCCAGTCGCGCCGCACCCAGTACCCGGACCCGGTCGCCGCGGCGGTGCTCGCCGAGATGGGCGGCGCCGACCAGATCACCATCCACCTGCGCGAGGACCGCCGGCACATCCAGGAGCGCGATCTCCAGGTGCTGCGGAAGACCGTCTCGAGCCGGCTCAACCTCGAGATGGCCGCCACGCAGGACATGGTGAAGATCGCGTACGGCGTGAAGCCGGACATCGCCACCCTGGTGCCGGAGCGGCGCGAGGAGCTGACCACCGAGGGCGGCCTGGACGTGGTGGGCGGTCGCGAGCACGTGCGCAAGGTGGTGAAGACGCTCCGCGACGCCGAGATCGAGGTGTCGCTGTTCATCGACCCGGACCTCGACCAGGTGAAGGCGGCCCACCGCGCCGAGGCGGAGGTGGTGGAGCTGCACACCGGGCGCTACTGCGACGCGCGGCTCGCGTCGGATCGCCGGCGCGAGCTGTCGCGCGTCATCGACGCGTGCAAGGCAGCCGCGAAGCTCGGGCTGCGCGTGGCGGCGGGCCACGGGCTCAACTACCAGAACGTGGTGCCGGTGGCCGCGATCCCGGAGATCGAGGAGCTGAACATCGGCCACTCGATCGTGGCGCGGGCGGTGCTGGTGGGGTTCGAGCGCGCGGTGCGCGAGATGCGCGAGCTGCTGCGCGAGGCGCGCCCGTAG
- the glmM gene encoding phosphoglucosamine mutase, which produces MTTPATRTRPAAVGLPRRAPRTPGARNGVPAAPARPAPLARRLFGTDGVRGVANVHPMTAEMALQLGRALAYIVRSGPHRHRIVIGKDTRLSGYMLEQAIASGISSMGVDVMLCGPLPTPGIAFVTHSMRADAGVVISASHNPYQDNGIKFFSRDGFKLPDELELQIERLVLDAGEDDAGAEEFRALRPTATRIGKAKRIDDAIGRYAQFLKTIFPKELTLEGLTVVVDCAHGAAYHVAPVVFEELGAKVIPLNVKPDGKNINDACGAVHPESMARTVKRHGANLGLALDGDADRVILADEHGNVVDGDAIMALVGRDLLARKALAKKTVVATVMSNLGLERALAPLGGKVVRTAVGDRYVVEEMRRSGYSFGGEQSGHLVFLDHVTTGDGVAAGLNVLAVMVREGKPLSELARCFEPVPQALVNVEVREKRPVAELPSVVKAIAAAEKALGAEGRVLVRASGTENKVRVLVEGPDAKRARALADGIAAELRQAIG; this is translated from the coding sequence ATGACCACCCCCGCGACCCGCACCCGCCCCGCCGCCGTCGGCCTCCCACGCCGCGCGCCCCGCACCCCCGGCGCCCGCAACGGCGTCCCCGCGGCGCCCGCCCGCCCCGCGCCGCTCGCGCGGCGCCTGTTCGGCACCGACGGCGTCCGCGGCGTCGCGAACGTGCACCCCATGACCGCCGAGATGGCGCTCCAGCTCGGCCGCGCGCTCGCCTACATCGTGCGGAGCGGGCCGCACCGGCACCGGATCGTGATCGGCAAGGACACCCGGCTCTCCGGCTACATGCTCGAGCAGGCCATCGCCTCCGGGATCTCGTCGATGGGCGTGGACGTGATGCTGTGCGGCCCGCTGCCCACGCCAGGCATCGCGTTCGTGACCCACTCGATGCGCGCCGACGCGGGCGTGGTGATCAGCGCCAGCCACAACCCCTACCAGGACAACGGCATCAAGTTCTTCTCGCGCGACGGCTTCAAGCTGCCCGACGAGCTGGAGCTGCAGATCGAGCGGCTGGTGCTGGACGCAGGGGAGGACGACGCCGGCGCCGAGGAGTTCCGCGCGCTCCGCCCCACGGCCACCCGGATCGGCAAGGCGAAGCGCATCGACGACGCCATCGGGCGCTACGCGCAGTTCCTGAAGACCATCTTCCCGAAGGAGCTGACGCTGGAGGGGCTGACGGTGGTGGTGGACTGCGCCCACGGCGCCGCGTACCACGTCGCGCCGGTGGTGTTCGAGGAGCTGGGCGCCAAGGTGATCCCGCTCAACGTCAAGCCCGACGGCAAGAACATCAACGACGCCTGCGGCGCCGTTCACCCCGAGTCGATGGCCCGGACGGTGAAGCGCCACGGCGCGAACCTCGGGCTGGCGCTCGACGGCGACGCCGACCGGGTGATCCTGGCCGACGAGCACGGCAACGTGGTGGACGGCGACGCCATCATGGCGCTGGTGGGCCGCGACCTGCTCGCCCGCAAGGCGCTCGCCAAGAAGACCGTGGTGGCCACCGTCATGTCCAACCTGGGCCTGGAGCGGGCGCTCGCGCCGCTCGGCGGCAAGGTGGTGCGCACCGCGGTGGGCGACCGGTACGTGGTCGAGGAGATGCGCCGGAGCGGCTACTCGTTCGGCGGCGAGCAGTCCGGGCACCTGGTGTTCCTCGACCACGTCACCACCGGCGACGGCGTGGCGGCCGGCCTGAACGTGCTGGCGGTGATGGTGCGCGAGGGCAAGCCGCTGTCCGAGCTGGCGCGCTGCTTCGAGCCGGTCCCGCAGGCGCTCGTCAACGTGGAGGTGCGCGAGAAGCGGCCCGTGGCCGAGCTGCCCTCGGTGGTGAAGGCCATCGCCGCCGCGGAGAAGGCGCTCGGGGCCGAGGGGCGGGTGCTGGTCCGGGCCTCCGGCACCGAGAACAAGGTGCGGGTGCTGGTCGAGGGGCCCGACGCGAAGCGCGCCCGGGCGCTCGCCGACGGCATCGCCGCCGAGCTGCGCCAGGCCATCGGGTAA
- the cdaA gene encoding diadenylate cyclase CdaA, with amino-acid sequence MQRILVYLIGPDVSLGDLALALVDIGLVAYLVYRVLRIIRGTRAVAVLFGLFLLGLGYLGAQVAGLETLSWVLGHFLSYSFIFGVIVLFQSDIRRALAELGRSSRLLAALSRDDLATQRGAVDAVVKAAGELARRRHGALIVLERSADLSDVIDSGLRVDAAVTSELLLSIFLPAGPIHDGAAVIQGARLAAAGCLLPLSAAEAPQELGTRHRAALGLAEEVDAAVVVVSEERGEVSVALEGTLHRALDEKALRKLLYSLFVTAGRGSGGAAGRPAPAGGPHPAGQGAPRAAI; translated from the coding sequence TTGCAGCGGATCCTCGTCTACCTCATCGGCCCCGACGTCTCGCTGGGCGACCTCGCGCTCGCGCTGGTCGACATCGGCCTCGTCGCGTACCTCGTCTACCGCGTGCTCCGCATCATCCGCGGCACGCGCGCGGTGGCGGTGCTGTTCGGGCTCTTCCTGCTCGGCCTCGGCTACCTCGGCGCGCAGGTCGCCGGGCTGGAGACGCTGAGCTGGGTGCTCGGCCACTTCCTCAGCTACTCGTTCATCTTCGGCGTGATCGTCCTGTTCCAGTCGGACATCCGCCGCGCGCTGGCCGAGCTCGGCCGCTCCTCCCGCCTGCTCGCCGCGCTGTCGCGAGACGACCTCGCCACCCAGCGCGGCGCGGTGGACGCGGTGGTGAAGGCCGCCGGCGAGCTGGCGCGGCGCCGGCACGGCGCGCTCATCGTGCTGGAGCGCTCGGCCGACCTCTCCGACGTCATCGACTCCGGCCTGCGGGTGGACGCGGCGGTCACCTCCGAGCTGCTGCTCTCCATCTTCCTGCCGGCCGGGCCCATCCACGACGGCGCCGCGGTGATCCAGGGCGCGCGCCTCGCCGCCGCCGGGTGCCTGCTGCCGCTCTCCGCCGCCGAGGCGCCGCAGGAGCTGGGCACCCGGCACCGCGCCGCGCTGGGCCTCGCCGAGGAGGTGGACGCCGCGGTGGTGGTGGTGTCCGAGGAGCGCGGCGAGGTGTCGGTCGCGCTGGAGGGCACGCTGCACCGCGCGCTCGACGAGAAGGCGCTGCGGAAGCTGCTCTATTCACTGTTCGTGACGGCGGGCCGCGGCAGCGGCGGCGCCGCCGGGCGCCCCGCGCCGGCGGGCGGGCCCCACCCGGCCGGGCAGGGAGCGCCCCGTGCGGCGATCTGA
- the folP gene encoding dihydropteroate synthase: MRMRIGARLFDGPGPFVMGVVNATPDSFSDGGRFLERDAAVAHALRLADEGADLVDLGGESTRPGAPPVTADEELRRVVPVVAALRARGFTLPISVDTWKARVAREALAAGADLVNDVTGLADPDMGGVVAGAGVPIVLQHMRGTFADMATRAVYADVVEEVAAELDEALARAGAAGIPRDRVVLDPGIGFAKDARQSLELLARVGELRRLGCPLLVGPSRKSFIGKVTGAPAAERLPGTLAAVTACVLAGVELVRVHDVAAARQAADVAAAIRGAARAPGPL, from the coding sequence ATGCGGATGCGGATCGGGGCCAGGCTCTTCGACGGGCCTGGCCCCTTCGTCATGGGGGTCGTGAACGCGACCCCGGACTCGTTCTCGGACGGCGGCCGGTTCCTCGAGCGCGACGCGGCGGTGGCGCACGCGCTGCGGCTCGCGGACGAGGGCGCCGATCTGGTGGACCTGGGCGGCGAGTCCACCCGGCCCGGCGCGCCGCCGGTGACGGCCGACGAGGAGCTCCGGCGGGTGGTGCCGGTCGTCGCCGCGCTGCGCGCGCGCGGGTTCACGCTCCCGATCTCGGTGGACACGTGGAAGGCGCGGGTGGCGCGGGAGGCGCTCGCGGCCGGGGCGGACCTGGTGAACGACGTGACCGGCCTCGCCGACCCGGACATGGGCGGCGTGGTCGCCGGGGCCGGCGTGCCGATCGTGCTCCAGCACATGCGCGGCACGTTCGCCGACATGGCCACGCGCGCGGTGTATGCGGACGTGGTCGAGGAGGTCGCCGCCGAGCTGGACGAGGCGCTGGCCCGGGCCGGGGCGGCCGGCATCCCGCGCGATCGCGTGGTGCTCGACCCCGGCATCGGCTTCGCGAAGGACGCCCGGCAGAGCCTGGAGCTGCTGGCGCGGGTCGGGGAGCTGCGGCGCCTCGGGTGCCCGCTGCTGGTGGGCCCGTCGCGCAAGAGCTTCATCGGGAAGGTCACCGGCGCGCCCGCGGCGGAGCGCCTGCCCGGCACGCTCGCGGCGGTGACCGCGTGCGTGCTGGCCGGCGTGGAGCTGGTGCGCGTCCACGACGTCGCGGCCGCCCGGCAGGCAGCCGACGTCGCGGCCGCGATCCGGGGAGCGGCGCGCGCTCCCGGTCCGCTGTAG